A section of the Petrimonas sulfuriphila genome encodes:
- a CDS encoding glycosyltransferase has protein sequence MKYNPLVSVIMPVYNYGHLIKESIDSVLAQTLPDFELIVVNDGSTDNSREIAHSYLDKRIKIINFPENRGCYPAMNAGMRVAKGEYLCVVGSDDINLPKRLEKQYLFLEENKELGMIGSAFQMLNDPLPYYKETDYETIKVLFLRNCYSSHATCMVRTALVQKYDLYYNESYTYSSDYDWQVRALSLFPASNINEIFYQIRMHEQQITKRKGKEQFFFMVQIRMKQLSFFRIKPTESEKALHNSFINGMADCHFDEKLINQWIDKLLEANRVTRYYSQQKLQNFLQAHCNQYIFQMKQT, from the coding sequence ATGAAATATAATCCTCTCGTTTCAGTTATCATGCCCGTTTATAATTACGGACATTTAATTAAGGAAAGTATTGACAGCGTTCTCGCTCAAACCCTGCCCGATTTTGAACTGATCGTAGTTAATGACGGCTCGACGGATAACAGCAGAGAAATAGCGCATTCTTATCTCGATAAACGCATTAAAATTATTAATTTTCCTGAAAATAGAGGATGTTATCCGGCAATGAATGCCGGCATGAGAGTTGCTAAGGGTGAATATCTCTGCGTGGTTGGATCCGATGACATAAACTTGCCTAAGCGCTTGGAGAAACAATATCTTTTTTTGGAAGAAAATAAAGAATTAGGGATGATCGGAAGTGCATTTCAAATGCTTAATGACCCTCTTCCTTATTATAAAGAAACCGATTACGAGACTATTAAAGTATTATTTTTGCGTAATTGTTATTCGAGCCATGCTACATGTATGGTTAGAACTGCCCTTGTTCAAAAGTACGATTTATATTATAACGAATCATATACCTATTCTTCCGATTATGACTGGCAGGTAAGGGCATTATCCTTATTTCCGGCCAGCAATATTAATGAAATCTTTTATCAGATCCGGATGCATGAACAACAAATTACAAAAAGAAAAGGTAAAGAACAGTTTTTCTTTATGGTGCAAATTCGCATGAAACAACTTTCATTTTTTAGGATCAAACCTACTGAATCTGAGAAAGCATTGCATAATTCTTTCATTAATGGTATGGCCGATTGCCATTTTGATGAAAAATTAATTAACCAATGGATAGATAAACTACTGGAAGCTAATCGAGTAACACGATATTATTCACAGCAAAAATTACAGAATTTTTTGCAAGCACATTGTAATCAATATATTTTTCAAATGAAACAAACATGA
- a CDS encoding glycosyltransferase has protein sequence MKLHFELYPKSKIFGNIGKWPIYCLSDIIRIKNIKNIVHLLFKISCYAESLYVFLEKNKITNAIHYTYWFDHYATLLSILRSKNRIQYFISRAHGYDLYNERREEGYIPFRKLQLQYVAKLYLISRHGLKYITEKYPKYKTKYKLSYLGIDNIINSIKEKQTPSYLLVSCSRIVDIKRVDKIIESLAFIKDISVKWVHFGDGPLFGEIKKLADQLLPENIEAVFFGHVDNKDIYKFYLTEKVDCFINLSSTEGLPVSIMEAISFGIPIVATNVGGSSEIVTAKVGILVQADFEVEDVKNIILQMLLAKSRNSLFRNGIHKFWEENFNASRNYPNFIDNILSDYKPSKSIENHEI, from the coding sequence ATGAAACTTCATTTTGAACTGTATCCGAAATCTAAAATATTTGGAAATATTGGTAAATGGCCTATTTACTGTCTTAGTGATATTATACGCATTAAAAATATAAAAAACATAGTACATTTACTTTTCAAAATATCGTGTTATGCAGAATCTTTATATGTTTTTCTTGAAAAAAACAAGATAACAAATGCCATTCATTACACCTACTGGTTTGATCATTATGCTACATTATTGTCCATTTTAAGGTCAAAAAACAGAATACAATACTTCATTTCGCGCGCTCATGGCTATGATTTATACAATGAGAGAAGAGAAGAGGGTTATATTCCCTTTCGAAAACTGCAATTACAGTATGTAGCAAAACTGTATCTGATTTCAAGACACGGATTGAAATATATAACCGAAAAATACCCGAAATACAAAACAAAGTATAAACTTTCTTATTTGGGAATAGATAATATTATTAATTCAATAAAAGAGAAACAGACGCCATCTTACCTACTTGTAAGCTGTTCCAGGATAGTTGACATAAAGCGGGTTGATAAAATTATAGAATCGTTGGCCTTTATAAAGGATATTTCTGTAAAATGGGTACACTTTGGAGATGGCCCTTTATTTGGAGAAATAAAGAAATTGGCAGATCAACTTCTACCCGAAAATATTGAGGCTGTGTTCTTCGGACATGTAGACAATAAGGATATATATAAGTTCTATCTTACTGAAAAGGTGGACTGTTTTATCAATCTTTCTTCCACAGAAGGTTTGCCTGTTTCCATAATGGAAGCTATCAGTTTTGGAATTCCGATAGTGGCTACCAATGTTGGAGGTAGTTCAGAAATAGTTACGGCTAAAGTTGGGATATTGGTACAGGCAGATTTTGAGGTTGAGGATGTTAAAAATATAATTCTACAAATGCTTTTAGCCAAATCGAGAAATTCTCTTTTCCGAAATGGCATACACAAATTCTGGGAAGAGAATTTCAACGCCAGTAGAAACTATCCAAATTTTATCGATAATATTTTAAGTGATTATAAACCCTCTAAAAGTATTGAGAATCATGAAATATAA
- a CDS encoding ATP-dependent Clp protease ATP-binding subunit — MDNNFSQRVRDIMAYSREEAERLQNNYIGPEHLMLAILRDGDGMAIQVLQDFDVDIKHLKNYIDDRFRQIQEPYDETRELVINKSTEKTLKMSILEARLTKSTETDSEHILLALLKEKNTPINDILQQFHLDYSSAFLYVKSILDARAESSADSPSMGPNFTDDDDDEQAGKSSFNPGGQGGQSQAKSPASDTPVLDNFGTDITRAALENRLDPIVGREKEIERIAQILSRRKKNNPVLIGDPGVGKSAIVDGLALRIVQKKVSRAMFDKRVIALDMASIVAGTKYRGQFEERIKAILNELSKNPNIILFIDEIHTIVGAGGAAGSLDAANMLKPALSRGEIQCIGATTLDEYRKNIEKDGALERRFQKVIVDATTPEETLQILRNIKERYEEHHNVRYTDEALEACVKLTERYVSDRTFPDKAIDALDESGARVHISNISIPKVIEEMEEELKVVEQMKNDAVKAQKYELAASYRDKQRQLLLALEAEEQRWQKEIKEKPEIVDEEKIAEVVAMISGVPVQRIAQAEGQRLLEMKNELKAQVIGQDEAVDKIVKAIQRNRVGLKDPNKPIGTFMFLGPTGVGKTHLAKKLAEFLFDSHENLIRVDMSEYMEKFNVSRLVGAPPGYVGYEEGGQLTEKVRRRPYSVVLLDEIEKAHPDVFNILLQILDEGHITDSLGRKIDFKNTILIMTSNIGTRQLKDFGRGIGFSTNSDVSDTEYSRSVIQKALNKAFAPEFLNRVDDIVMFDQLSKDSIFKIIDLELNGLYKRIKELGYCVELTTEAKEFLADKGYDVQFGARPLKRAIQKYVEDEMAEVILRTGIKEGETVVVDFNKEQQKIEIKIAKHEKIEQ; from the coding sequence ATGGACAACAATTTTTCTCAACGGGTCAGGGACATCATGGCATACAGCCGTGAAGAAGCCGAAAGACTACAAAACAATTATATCGGACCGGAACACTTGATGCTCGCTATTCTCCGCGACGGGGACGGGATGGCCATCCAGGTGCTTCAGGATTTTGATGTGGACATAAAGCATTTAAAAAACTATATCGACGACCGGTTTCGCCAGATTCAGGAGCCGTACGACGAAACACGTGAATTGGTCATCAACAAAAGTACGGAAAAAACGTTAAAGATGAGCATACTGGAAGCCAGGCTCACCAAAAGCACAGAAACCGATTCGGAACATATCCTTTTAGCGCTGCTAAAGGAGAAAAATACTCCGATAAACGATATCCTGCAACAGTTTCATCTCGATTATTCCAGTGCTTTTCTGTATGTAAAAAGTATACTTGACGCACGTGCCGAAAGCAGTGCGGATTCTCCTTCAATGGGCCCGAACTTTACTGACGACGATGACGATGAACAGGCCGGAAAATCATCTTTCAATCCTGGAGGACAAGGCGGACAATCGCAGGCAAAAAGCCCGGCTTCAGACACACCGGTACTTGATAATTTCGGAACAGATATTACCCGTGCCGCCCTGGAGAACCGCCTCGACCCCATTGTGGGACGGGAAAAGGAAATCGAACGCATTGCCCAGATACTGAGCCGCCGCAAGAAAAACAATCCCGTGCTCATTGGCGATCCCGGTGTAGGAAAGTCGGCCATCGTGGATGGACTAGCATTACGTATCGTACAGAAAAAAGTTTCACGTGCCATGTTCGACAAACGCGTGATTGCGCTTGATATGGCCTCCATTGTAGCCGGGACCAAGTACCGTGGCCAGTTTGAAGAGCGGATCAAAGCCATACTGAACGAACTGTCTAAAAATCCGAACATCATTCTCTTTATCGACGAGATTCACACCATCGTCGGTGCCGGAGGAGCTGCCGGATCGCTGGACGCGGCAAACATGCTGAAACCTGCGCTGTCTCGAGGTGAAATTCAGTGTATTGGAGCTACCACGCTGGATGAATATCGCAAGAACATTGAAAAAGACGGGGCACTGGAACGTCGTTTCCAGAAAGTAATCGTTGACGCTACCACCCCCGAAGAGACCTTGCAAATCCTCCGGAACATTAAAGAGCGGTACGAAGAACATCACAACGTCCGTTATACCGACGAGGCGTTGGAGGCGTGCGTGAAGCTGACAGAAAGGTATGTATCCGACCGTACTTTTCCCGATAAGGCCATCGATGCCCTGGATGAATCCGGCGCGCGTGTTCATATTTCCAACATCTCCATTCCCAAAGTGATTGAAGAGATGGAGGAAGAGCTGAAAGTGGTGGAACAGATGAAAAACGACGCGGTGAAAGCCCAGAAATATGAATTGGCGGCAAGCTATCGCGACAAACAACGCCAGCTTTTGCTGGCACTGGAAGCTGAAGAGCAACGCTGGCAAAAAGAAATAAAGGAAAAACCGGAAATCGTTGACGAAGAAAAAATTGCCGAGGTGGTGGCCATGATATCGGGCGTGCCTGTTCAGCGGATTGCCCAGGCCGAAGGCCAACGCTTGCTGGAAATGAAAAATGAACTCAAAGCGCAGGTCATCGGCCAGGATGAAGCCGTGGACAAGATCGTGAAGGCTATCCAGCGGAACCGCGTGGGGCTGAAAGATCCCAACAAGCCTATCGGTACGTTTATGTTCCTGGGACCAACAGGCGTCGGGAAAACACACCTGGCAAAAAAGCTAGCGGAGTTTCTGTTCGACTCGCACGAAAACCTTATCCGCGTAGACATGAGCGAATATATGGAGAAGTTCAACGTTTCCCGCCTGGTAGGAGCGCCTCCCGGATACGTGGGGTACGAAGAAGGCGGTCAGTTGACCGAAAAAGTGCGTCGCCGCCCCTACTCCGTTGTCCTGCTTGACGAAATAGAAAAAGCGCACCCCGATGTGTTCAACATCTTGCTGCAAATTCTGGATGAAGGGCATATCACCGATAGCCTGGGACGTAAAATCGATTTCAAAAATACGATCCTCATCATGACCTCCAATATCGGGACACGACAGCTAAAGGATTTCGGCCGCGGAATCGGGTTCAGCACCAACAGCGATGTCTCCGACACCGAATATTCGAGAAGTGTTATACAAAAAGCGCTGAACAAAGCGTTTGCCCCCGAGTTCTTGAATCGGGTAGACGACATCGTGATGTTTGACCAGTTAAGCAAAGATTCTATCTTCAAAATTATCGACCTGGAACTTAACGGACTATACAAGCGTATCAAAGAGTTGGGTTACTGCGTTGAACTCACTACCGAAGCCAAAGAGTTTCTTGCCGACAAAGGTTATGATGTACAGTTCGGAGCCCGTCCGCTAAAACGTGCCATCCAGAAGTACGTGGAAGACGAAATGGCTGAAGTGATCCTGCGGACAGGCATCAAGGAAGGCGAGACCGTAGTGGTGGATTTCAACAAGGAACAACAAAAAATCGAGATAAAAATCGCCAAGCACGAGAAGATAGAACAATAA